From Ascaphus truei isolate aAscTru1 chromosome 20, aAscTru1.hap1, whole genome shotgun sequence, one genomic window encodes:
- the LOC142470828 gene encoding complement C3-like isoform X1, giving the protein MPEYNFTPITFFLHYLKEWDPLYCAQTKVNKDFVVKATGKGQGTLTVMSVYYGLLSEKETKCNNFNLSVTVKDEPFAKAPEGAKSTVNITICARHLRSFDSTMSILDVSMMTGFSPDIDELNKLTNGVDRYISKFEMNKEATDKGTLIIYLNKISHKEDECLKVMAHQFFEVGLIQPASVTVYDYYSPESRCTKFYHMEEGSNLLGKICQAEVCRCAEENCFMQQPIGVVITAKLRLEMACLSGVDYVYKATLTGMQTSESFDNYVMTIQQVIKEDTDVAPLGNKRNFISHIKCHKSLKLKIGRDYLIWGVTSDLWNQPSGFAYIIGKETWIEWWPNEGECQDPEHRNICDDFFEFSDNLDQVGCPT; this is encoded by the exons ACTAAAGTGAATAAAGACTTTGTGGTGAAGGCGACAGGAAAGGGACAAGGCACGCTGACG GTGATGTCTGTATATTACGGTCTCTTATCAGAGAAGGAAACCAAGTGCAATAACTTTAACCTGTCAGTGACAGTGAAGGACGAGCCatttg CTAAGGCGCCGGAAGGAGCCAAGTCAACAGTGAATATTACAATATGTGCCAG aCACCTCAGATCTTTCGACTCCACCATGTCCATCCTGGATGTTTCCATGATGACCGGTTTCTCCCCGGACATCGATGAGCTGAACAAG CTAACAAATGGGGTGGACAGATACATCTCCAAGTTTGAGATGAACAAGGAAGCGACTGATAAGGGCACCCTCATTATCTACCTAAACAAG ATCTCTCACAAGGAGGATGAGTGCCTGAAGGTTATGGCTCACCAGTTCTTTGAAGTGGGTCTCATTCAGCCTGCGTCTGTCACTGTGTATGACTATTACTCTCCAG AAAGCCGCTGCACGAAATTCTACCACATGGAGGAGGGAAGCAATCTGCTGGGCAAGATCTGTCAGGCGGAGGTGTgccgctgtgcagagg agAACTGTTTCATGCAGCAGCCTATTGGCGTCGTCATCACTGCAAAATTGCGATTGGAAATGGCGTGTCTGTCGGGGGTGGACTACG TGTACAAGGCGACGCTCACTGGCATGCAGACGTCAGAAAGCTTTGATAACTACGTGATGACGATTCAGCAGGTCATTAAGGAAG ATACGGACGTGGCCCCTCTGGGCAATAAACGTAACTTCATCAGTCATATAAAGTGTCATAAATCCTTAAAATTGAAGATTGGTCGTGATTATCTGATCTGGGGTGTGACCAGTGACCTGTGGAACCAGCCATCTGG CTTCGCCTACATCATCGGGAAAGAGACGTGGATCGAGTGGTGGCCGAACGAGGGGGAATGTCAGGATCCTGAGCACAGAAATATTTGTGATGATTTCTTTGAGTTTTCAGACAACCTGGATCAGGTTGGCTGCCCCACCTAA
- the LOC142470828 gene encoding complement C3-like isoform X3, producing the protein MSVYYGLLSEKETKCNNFNLSVTVKDEPFAKAPEGAKSTVNITICARHLRSFDSTMSILDVSMMTGFSPDIDELNKLTNGVDRYISKFEMNKEATDKGTLIIYLNKISHKEDECLKVMAHQFFEVGLIQPASVTVYDYYSPESRCTKFYHMEEGSNLLGKICQAEVCRCAEENCFMQQPIGVVITAKLRLEMACLSGVDYVYKATLTGMQTSESFDNYVMTIQQVIKEDTDVAPLGNKRNFISHIKCHKSLKLKIGRDYLIWGVTSDLWNQPSGFAYIIGKETWIEWWPNEGECQDPEHRNICDDFFEFSDNLDQVGCPT; encoded by the exons ATGTCTGTATATTACGGTCTCTTATCAGAGAAGGAAACCAAGTGCAATAACTTTAACCTGTCAGTGACAGTGAAGGACGAGCCatttg CTAAGGCGCCGGAAGGAGCCAAGTCAACAGTGAATATTACAATATGTGCCAG aCACCTCAGATCTTTCGACTCCACCATGTCCATCCTGGATGTTTCCATGATGACCGGTTTCTCCCCGGACATCGATGAGCTGAACAAG CTAACAAATGGGGTGGACAGATACATCTCCAAGTTTGAGATGAACAAGGAAGCGACTGATAAGGGCACCCTCATTATCTACCTAAACAAG ATCTCTCACAAGGAGGATGAGTGCCTGAAGGTTATGGCTCACCAGTTCTTTGAAGTGGGTCTCATTCAGCCTGCGTCTGTCACTGTGTATGACTATTACTCTCCAG AAAGCCGCTGCACGAAATTCTACCACATGGAGGAGGGAAGCAATCTGCTGGGCAAGATCTGTCAGGCGGAGGTGTgccgctgtgcagagg agAACTGTTTCATGCAGCAGCCTATTGGCGTCGTCATCACTGCAAAATTGCGATTGGAAATGGCGTGTCTGTCGGGGGTGGACTACG TGTACAAGGCGACGCTCACTGGCATGCAGACGTCAGAAAGCTTTGATAACTACGTGATGACGATTCAGCAGGTCATTAAGGAAG ATACGGACGTGGCCCCTCTGGGCAATAAACGTAACTTCATCAGTCATATAAAGTGTCATAAATCCTTAAAATTGAAGATTGGTCGTGATTATCTGATCTGGGGTGTGACCAGTGACCTGTGGAACCAGCCATCTGG CTTCGCCTACATCATCGGGAAAGAGACGTGGATCGAGTGGTGGCCGAACGAGGGGGAATGTCAGGATCCTGAGCACAGAAATATTTGTGATGATTTCTTTGAGTTTTCAGACAACCTGGATCAGGTTGGCTGCCCCACCTAA
- the LOC142470828 gene encoding complement C3-like isoform X2 — MQFRVGVLVETKVNKDFVVKATGKGQGTLTVMSVYYGLLSEKETKCNNFNLSVTVKDEPFAKAPEGAKSTVNITICARHLRSFDSTMSILDVSMMTGFSPDIDELNKLTNGVDRYISKFEMNKEATDKGTLIIYLNKISHKEDECLKVMAHQFFEVGLIQPASVTVYDYYSPESRCTKFYHMEEGSNLLGKICQAEVCRCAEENCFMQQPIGVVITAKLRLEMACLSGVDYVYKATLTGMQTSESFDNYVMTIQQVIKEDTDVAPLGNKRNFISHIKCHKSLKLKIGRDYLIWGVTSDLWNQPSGFAYIIGKETWIEWWPNEGECQDPEHRNICDDFFEFSDNLDQVGCPT, encoded by the exons ACTAAAGTGAATAAAGACTTTGTGGTGAAGGCGACAGGAAAGGGACAAGGCACGCTGACG GTGATGTCTGTATATTACGGTCTCTTATCAGAGAAGGAAACCAAGTGCAATAACTTTAACCTGTCAGTGACAGTGAAGGACGAGCCatttg CTAAGGCGCCGGAAGGAGCCAAGTCAACAGTGAATATTACAATATGTGCCAG aCACCTCAGATCTTTCGACTCCACCATGTCCATCCTGGATGTTTCCATGATGACCGGTTTCTCCCCGGACATCGATGAGCTGAACAAG CTAACAAATGGGGTGGACAGATACATCTCCAAGTTTGAGATGAACAAGGAAGCGACTGATAAGGGCACCCTCATTATCTACCTAAACAAG ATCTCTCACAAGGAGGATGAGTGCCTGAAGGTTATGGCTCACCAGTTCTTTGAAGTGGGTCTCATTCAGCCTGCGTCTGTCACTGTGTATGACTATTACTCTCCAG AAAGCCGCTGCACGAAATTCTACCACATGGAGGAGGGAAGCAATCTGCTGGGCAAGATCTGTCAGGCGGAGGTGTgccgctgtgcagagg agAACTGTTTCATGCAGCAGCCTATTGGCGTCGTCATCACTGCAAAATTGCGATTGGAAATGGCGTGTCTGTCGGGGGTGGACTACG TGTACAAGGCGACGCTCACTGGCATGCAGACGTCAGAAAGCTTTGATAACTACGTGATGACGATTCAGCAGGTCATTAAGGAAG ATACGGACGTGGCCCCTCTGGGCAATAAACGTAACTTCATCAGTCATATAAAGTGTCATAAATCCTTAAAATTGAAGATTGGTCGTGATTATCTGATCTGGGGTGTGACCAGTGACCTGTGGAACCAGCCATCTGG CTTCGCCTACATCATCGGGAAAGAGACGTGGATCGAGTGGTGGCCGAACGAGGGGGAATGTCAGGATCCTGAGCACAGAAATATTTGTGATGATTTCTTTGAGTTTTCAGACAACCTGGATCAGGTTGGCTGCCCCACCTAA